One Myotis daubentonii chromosome 12, mMyoDau2.1, whole genome shotgun sequence genomic region harbors:
- the CYRIA gene encoding CYFIP-related Rac1 interactor A, whose translation MGNLLKVLTREIENYPHFFLDFENAQPTEGEREIWNQISAVLQDSESILADLQAYKGAGPEIRDAIQNPNDIQLQEKAWNAVCPLVVRLKRFYEFSIRLEKALQSLLESLTCPPYTPTQHLEREQALAKEFAEILHFTLRFDELKMRNPAIQNDFSYYRRTISRNRINNMHLDIENEVNNEMANRMSLFYAEATPMLKTLSNATMHFVSENKTLPIENTTDCLSTMTSVCKVMLETPEYRSRFTSEETLMFCMRVMVGVIILYDHVHPVGAFCKTSKIDMKGCIKVLKEQAPDSVEGLLNALRFTTKHLNDESTSKQIRAMLQ comes from the exons ATGGGAAATCTGCTCAAAGTCCTTACCAGGGAAATCGAAAACTATCCACATTTTTTTCTGGATTTTgaaa ATGCCCAGCCCACGGAAGGCGAGCGGGAGATATGGAACCAGATCAGCGCCGTCCTCCAGGATTCCGAGAGCATCCTCGCCGACCTGCAGGCGTACAAGGGCGCGGGCCCGGAGATCCGAGAC GCCAttcaaaatcccaatgacatCCAGCTTCAAGAAAAAGCGTGGAATGCAGTGTGTCCTCTGGTCGTGAGGCTAAAGAGATTTTATGAGTTTTCCATAAGGCTAG AAAAAGCTCTTCAGAGTTTATTAGAATCTCTGACCTGTCCACCCTACACGCCAACCCAGCACCTGGAGCGAGAGCAGGCACTGGCAAAGGAATTTGCGGAAATCCTGCATTTTACCCTTCGATTCGATGAGCTGAAG ATGAGGAACCCGGCTATTCAGAATGACTTCAGCTACTACAGGAGGACAATAAGCCGCAACCGCATCAACAACATGCAC CTAGACATTGAGAACGAAGTCAATAACGAGATGGCCAACCGAATGTCCCTCTTCTATGCGGAAGCCACGCCCATGCTGAAAACCCTTAGCAATGCCACCATGCACTTTGTCTCCGAA AACAAAACCCTGCCAATAGAGAACACCACAGACTGCCTCAGTACCATGACGAGCGTCTGTAAAGTCATGCTGGAAACGCC GGAGTACAGGAGCAGGTTTACGAGCGAAGAAACGCTGATGTTCTGCATGAGGGTGATGGTGGGGGTCATCATCCTCTACGACCACGTCCACCCCGTGGGAGCTTTCTGCAAGACGTCCAAGATCGAT ATGAAAGGCTGCATAAAAGTTTTGAAGGAACAGGCCCCGGACAGTGTGGAGGGGCTGCTGAATGCCCTCAG GTTCACTACAAAGCACTTGAACGATGAGTCGACTTCCAAACAGATTCGAGCAATGCTTCAGTAA